From a single Flavobacteriales bacterium genomic region:
- a CDS encoding VOC family protein — translation MLRIHFILYVQDQLRSTSFYTALLGLEPTLNVPGMTEFELPGGSVLGLMPENGIAKIISGPLPHPSTANGTPRCELYLVGTDLVAACERAKQAGARLIDGAKDRDWGHRTAYFVDPDGHVIALACQIDH, via the coding sequence ATGTTGCGCATCCACTTCATACTATACGTGCAGGATCAACTCCGTAGCACATCATTCTACACCGCTCTACTAGGCCTGGAACCCACGCTCAACGTACCGGGCATGACGGAGTTCGAACTTCCCGGTGGCAGCGTTCTGGGATTGATGCCGGAGAACGGAATTGCCAAGATCATCAGTGGGCCACTACCCCATCCTTCTACCGCTAATGGCACACCGAGATGTGAGTTGTACCTGGTAGGTACGGATCTTGTTGCTGCGTGCGAACGAGCCAAGCAAGCCGGAGCGCGGTTGATAGACGGAGCCAAAGACCGCGATTGGGGACATCGCACAGCATATTTCGTGGATCCGGATGGACATGTCATCGCGTTGGCATGTCAGATCGATCATTGA
- a CDS encoding cysteine dioxygenase family protein, which produces MPLQSITSIRELVRELLRHRDRSEFGEILARYNVPIKDIAPYFRWNNKHYTRTCIQRNNDFELLVICYEPGQSTSIHDYDSQTAWIHAVKGEVVEERFIYTGDGLQRTCELMLRPGEDDSLTNGSSIHRFINKGPERAITLNLYAKPMSKWRVYDPGTGEATIAPAGPAP; this is translated from the coding sequence ATGCCATTGCAATCGATCACATCGATACGTGAATTGGTGCGCGAACTTTTGCGGCACCGGGACCGAAGTGAATTTGGAGAGATCCTAGCACGCTACAATGTTCCAATAAAGGACATTGCGCCCTATTTCCGCTGGAACAATAAACACTACACCCGCACCTGCATCCAACGGAACAATGACTTTGAACTTTTGGTGATCTGCTACGAACCCGGCCAAAGTACAAGCATCCATGATTATGACAGCCAAACGGCCTGGATACATGCTGTGAAGGGGGAGGTGGTGGAAGAACGTTTCATCTATACCGGTGACGGACTCCAAAGAACATGCGAATTGATGCTGCGACCAGGAGAAGATGACTCGCTCACCAATGGCTCCTCGATCCACCGGTTCATCAATAAAGGACCTGAACGTGCAATTACGTTGAATCTCTACGCAAAACCGATGAGCAAGTGGCGTGTCTACGATCCAGGCACGGGAGAAGCCACTATCGCACCAGCAGGTCCAGCGCCGTGA
- a CDS encoding PAS domain S-box protein produces the protein MSTSKAKVLDTLDMERVGGLLFRTAAEGLVVVDRAGVIVMNNPRLNTMFGYANDELSGRTIEILIPDAIRGQHKNHREKYNERPVERYMGIRMELNGKRKDGSIFPVEVSLNRFKVDEKQYAMGLVTDITLRHEAGGRVTQEQTGIGRTGTPAHSGTEDRGINYS, from the coding sequence ATGAGCACCTCAAAGGCAAAGGTTCTGGACACGTTGGACATGGAACGGGTCGGTGGTCTACTGTTCCGAACCGCAGCGGAAGGACTGGTGGTTGTTGATCGCGCTGGGGTGATCGTAATGAACAACCCACGGCTCAATACCATGTTCGGATACGCGAATGATGAATTGAGCGGTAGAACAATAGAAATATTGATCCCTGATGCGATACGCGGACAACACAAGAACCATAGAGAAAAGTACAATGAAAGGCCAGTGGAACGTTACATGGGGATCAGAATGGAACTCAACGGGAAGCGCAAGGATGGAAGCATATTCCCCGTTGAGGTCAGTCTCAATCGCTTCAAAGTGGACGAAAAGCAGTATGCAATGGGGCTAGTGACCGATATTACGCTGCGGCACGAGGCAGGAGGTCGTGTTACGCAGGAGCAAACAGGAATTGGAAGAACTGGTACACCAGCGCACAGCGGAACTGAAGACCGCGGAATCAACTATTCGTGA
- a CDS encoding sensor histidine kinase: MQSIHLRHCCLSIELIEELRQLAKLGQALDYDHTAGERTVLLDRQMLSNVIANLVTNAIEYSPENKPVKLSTQVEHDRLIVTVRDGGMGIPEEDQQHLFERFFRGSNASTIQEQDLA; encoded by the coding sequence ATGCAATCCATCCACCTTCGACATTGTTGTCTCAGTATTGAATTGATCGAAGAATTGCGGCAATTGGCCAAACTGGGCCAAGCGTTGGATTATGACCACACGGCCGGAGAACGTACCGTATTATTGGACCGCCAGATGCTGAGCAATGTGATCGCCAACCTGGTGACCAATGCGATCGAATACTCACCGGAGAACAAACCCGTCAAATTATCCACTCAAGTTGAGCACGACCGATTGATCGTTACCGTACGCGATGGAGGCATGGGCATCCCTGAAGAAGATCAACAGCATCTATTCGAACGTTTCTTCCGTGGTAGCAACGCATCCACGATACAAGAACAGGACTTGGCCTAA